One genomic window of Choloepus didactylus isolate mChoDid1 chromosome 27, mChoDid1.pri, whole genome shotgun sequence includes the following:
- the LOC119521865 gene encoding vomeronasal type-1 receptor 4-like, with protein MSSRNLALGMVFLSQTVAGVFGNLSLLYHYLFLYFTGSRLRSTDLIIKHLLVANSLVLLSNAVPQAMAALGWKHFPSDYGCKILYYLYRVYRGVSIGSTCLLSIFQAITISPRNSRWAELKVKAPRYISLSTSLCWLLYMLVNIIYPVFVTGNWRNDTIIKRKDLGYCSAKYHDRSADSLYAALLSFPDALCLGLMLWASGSMVSILYRHKQRVQHIHRTSLSPRSSPESRATQTILLLVSTFVSFFTLSCVFQFCITIFDYPNLLLVNMPALFSACYPTVSPFFLMGQDSSVFRLCFTWVRSTKSPNFISNTFVNVDFQALEPLLL; from the coding sequence ATGTCCTCCAGGAATTTGGCACTAGGAATGGTCTTCTTATCCCAGACTGTAGCTGGAGTCTTTGGAAATTTGTCTCTTCTCtatcattatctttttctttatttcactgGGAGCAGGTTAAGGTCAACAGATTTAATTATAAAGCACCTGCTTGTAGCCAATTCCTTGGTGTTACTCTCCAATGCAGTTCCCCAGGCAATGGCAGCTTTGGGGTGGAAACATTTCCCCAGTGATTATGGATGCAAAATTCTTTACTACCTTTACAGAGTCTACAGGGGAGTGTCCATTGGCAGCACCTGCCTCTTGAGTATCTTCCAGGCCATCACCATCAGCCCCAGGAACTCCAGGTGGGCAGAGCTTAAAGTGAAAGCTCCCAGGTACATCAGCCTCTCCACGTCCCTGTGCTGGCTCCTCTACATGCTGGTAAATATCATTTATCCTGTGTTTGTGACTGGCAATTGGAGAAATGATACCATCATAAAGAGAAAAGATTTAGGCTACTGTTCTGCTAAATATCACGACAGAAGTGCAGACTCACTCTATGCTGCATTGTTATCGTTCCCTGATGCTCTGTGTTTGGGGCTCATGCTCTGGGCCAGCGGCTCCATGGTTTCCATCCTGTACAGGCACAAGCAGCGGGTCCaacacatccacaggaccagccTCTCCCCCAGGTCCTCCCCTGAGTCCAGAGCTACCCAAACCATCCTTTTACTGGTGAGCACCTTTGTATCCTTTTTCACCCTCTCCTGCGTCTTTCAGTTTTGTATTACTATTTTTGATTATCCCAATTTGCTTTTGGTGAACATGCCTGCATTATTCTCTGCGTGTTACCCAACTGTCAGCCCCTTTTTTCTCATGGGCCAAGACTCCAGTGTCTTCAGACTCTGCTTCACCTGGGTAAGGAGTACAAAGTCTCCTAATTTTATTAGCAATAC
- the LOC119521864 gene encoding vomeronasal type-1 receptor 4-like, protein MPKSSGSEEKRQCLGTCRMSSRDLATGLVILSQTVVGVLGNFSLLYRHIFLYVTGCRLRSIDLLLKNLIVANSLSILTCGVPRTMAAFGLKDFLNDTGCKLLLYFRSVGRGVCIGSTCLLSIFQAITISPNNSRWAEIKVKAPNYFGLSISLCWLLYMLINIIFPVFVTGNWRNDSIIKRKDFGYCSAKYHDRSADSLYAALLAFPDALCLGLMLWASGSMVSILYRHKQRVQHIHRTSLSPRSSPESRATQTILLLVSTFVSFYTISCIFQICIALFDNPGLFLLQIDAIFALFFPTISPFVLMGCDSSVSGVSLSCRRNKNFPNSIRYI, encoded by the exons ATGCCAA AATCTTCTGGCTCTGAAGAGAAACGTCAGTGTCTGGGAACCTGCAGAATGTCCTCCAGGGATTTGGCAACAGGCTTAGTCATCTTGTCCCAGACTGTAGTTGGGGTGCTGGggaatttctctcttctctaccGTCACATCTTTCTTTATGTCACTGGATGCAGGTTAAGGTCCATAGATTTGCTTCTCAAGAACCTGATTGTAGCCAACTCCTTGTCCATCCTCACTTGTGGAGTCCCCAGGACAATGGCGGCATTTGGGTTGAAAGATTTCCTCAATGATACTGGATGCAAACTTCTTCTCTACTTTCGCAGTGTTGGCAGGGGTGTGTGCATTGGCAGCACCTGCCTCTTGAGTATCTTCCAGGCCATCACCATCAGCCCCAATAACTCCAGGTGGGCGGAGATTAAAGTGAAAGCTCCCAATTACTTCGGCCTCTCCATATCCCTGTGCTGGCTCCTCTACATGCTGATAAATATCATTTTTCCTGTGTTTGTGACTGGCAATTGGAGAAATGATAGCATCATAAAGAGAAAAGATTTTGGGTACTGTTCTGCTAAATATCACGACAGAAGTGCAGACTCACTCTATGCTGCATTGTTAGCATTCCCTGATGCTCTGTGTTTGGGGCTCATGCTCTGGGCCAGCGGCTCCATGGTTTCCATCCTGTACAGGCACAAGCAGCGGGTCCaacacatccacaggaccagccTCTCCCCCAGGTCCTCCCCTGAGTCCAGAGCTACCCAAACCATCCTTCTACTGGTGAGCACCTTTGTATCCTTTTACACCATCTCCTGCATCTTTCAGATTTGTATTGCTCTGTTTGATAATCCTGGTTTGTTTCTGCTGCAGATAGATGcaatatttgctttgttttttccaaCTATCAGCCCATTTGTTCTCATGGGCTGTGATTCCAGTGTATCTGGGGTCAGCCTTTCCTgcagaaggaataaaaatttcCCTAATTCCATCAGATATATATAA